The Fusobacterium necrophorum subsp. necrophorum genome has a window encoding:
- the malQ gene encoding 4-alpha-glucanotransferase, producing the protein MLKRSSGVLLHISSLPGKFGIGTFGKEAYRFVDFLEETKQSYWQILPLTTTGYGDSPYQSFSAIAGNINFIDFDMLREEKLLLEEEYQTLFYGDEEEKVNYSAVYESRKLVLEKAVQNFQKSKKWMAALKEFQKENRLWLDDFSEYMAIKGYFSNQALQDWKDEKIQKREKASLEKYRMMLKEEILYHNISQFLFFYQWHKLKDYANKKGIQIIGDMPIYVSKDSVEMWTMPELFKLDEKGQVLYVAGCPADDFSPNGQLWGNPIYDWEAQKEKKYSWWVDRIRESLKIYDVIRMDHFKGFSDYWQIDGDAVVAKEGTWEPGPGLELFDTIKKELGEVPIIAEDLGFIDEKAQKLLEDCGFPGMHILQFAFEGGAENKDLPYHYTQNSISYIGTHDNPVVSSWFEEQTEEIKRYVCQFLNIREGESISQAMIRGIFSSVSVLAVVTMQDLLEKGKEARMNIPSVMGGNWEWRMRAGELTEEKKGFLRHMTGLYGREREDKVEEEDEAVNNKRS; encoded by the coding sequence ATGTTGAAGAGAAGTAGTGGAGTATTGCTGCATATCAGTTCTTTACCCGGAAAATTTGGCATTGGAACTTTTGGAAAAGAGGCATATCGTTTTGTGGATTTTTTAGAAGAAACGAAACAAAGTTATTGGCAAATACTGCCTTTGACAACAACCGGCTATGGAGATTCTCCCTATCAGTCTTTTTCTGCGATTGCGGGGAATATAAATTTTATAGATTTTGATATGTTGCGAGAGGAAAAATTGTTGTTGGAAGAAGAGTATCAAACTCTTTTTTATGGAGATGAGGAAGAAAAAGTAAATTATTCCGCTGTATATGAAAGCAGAAAATTAGTCTTGGAAAAAGCGGTTCAAAATTTTCAAAAGAGTAAGAAATGGATGGCTGCTTTGAAAGAATTTCAAAAAGAAAATCGACTTTGGCTAGATGATTTTTCCGAATATATGGCAATTAAGGGTTATTTTTCAAATCAGGCATTACAAGATTGGAAAGATGAGAAAATTCAGAAAAGAGAAAAAGCTTCCTTAGAAAAATATAGAATGATGCTGAAAGAAGAAATTTTATATCATAATATCAGTCAATTTTTATTCTTTTACCAATGGCACAAATTAAAAGATTATGCAAATAAAAAGGGAATTCAAATTATTGGAGATATGCCCATTTACGTTTCAAAAGACAGTGTGGAAATGTGGACTATGCCGGAGTTATTTAAGTTGGATGAAAAGGGACAGGTTTTATATGTTGCCGGTTGCCCGGCGGATGATTTCAGTCCAAACGGTCAGCTTTGGGGGAATCCTATCTATGACTGGGAAGCACAGAAAGAGAAAAAATACAGTTGGTGGGTAGATAGAATTCGGGAAAGCTTAAAAATATATGATGTGATACGAATGGATCATTTCAAGGGCTTTTCAGATTACTGGCAAATTGACGGGGATGCTGTAGTAGCCAAAGAAGGAACCTGGGAGCCGGGACCGGGCTTGGAATTGTTTGACACGATAAAAAAAGAGCTGGGAGAAGTTCCTATTATTGCAGAAGATCTAGGTTTTATTGATGAAAAAGCTCAAAAATTATTAGAAGATTGCGGTTTTCCGGGAATGCATATTCTACAATTCGCTTTCGAAGGAGGAGCTGAAAATAAAGATTTGCCTTACCATTATACTCAAAACTCCATATCCTATATAGGAACCCATGATAATCCTGTGGTTTCTTCCTGGTTTGAAGAACAAACGGAAGAAATAAAACGGTATGTGTGTCAATTTTTAAACATAAGAGAAGGGGAGAGCATTTCACAGGCAATGATTCGAGGAATTTTTTCTTCTGTCAGTGTTTTAGCAGTCGTAACCATGCAGGATTTATTGGAAAAGGGGAAAGAGGCCAGAATGAATATTCCATCCGTTATGGGAGGAAATTGGGAATGGAGAATGAGAGCAGGAGAATTAACGGAAGAAAAAAAAGGATTTCTACGTCATATGACAGGATTATATGGACGAGAAAGAGAAGATAAGGTTGAGGAAGAGGATGAAGCTGTTAACAATAAACGTTCATAG
- a CDS encoding peptidylprolyl isomerase: protein MKKLVKLFLAMFTMILLTSCANEVVKDTKKLFTDTSARYNNIVATFVTTQGEIDFYLYPEAAPITVANFINLAKRGFYDETKVTRAVENFVVQAGDPTGTGTGGPGYTIPDEFVEWLDFYQYGMLAMANAGPNTGGSQFFFTLYPADWLNGLHTIFGEIKSEADFQKIRKLEVGDVIKEVKFTGDVDLILSLNKYQVEAWNERIDELYPNLKKYPIADPTPEQIKEYQAELDRIFTRDDKKNSSQFEYPIPKLIRAVGNMFQNKKEVTE from the coding sequence ATGAAAAAATTAGTAAAGTTGTTTTTGGCAATGTTCACAATGATTTTACTGACATCTTGTGCCAATGAAGTGGTGAAAGATACCAAAAAATTATTTACTGATACAAGTGCTAGGTATAACAATATTGTTGCAACCTTTGTAACCACACAGGGAGAGATTGACTTCTATTTATATCCGGAAGCAGCACCAATTACGGTTGCGAACTTTATTAATTTGGCAAAAAGAGGATTTTATGATGAAACAAAAGTAACTCGTGCTGTTGAAAATTTTGTGGTACAAGCGGGAGATCCTACAGGAACGGGAACGGGAGGACCGGGGTATACCATTCCTGACGAATTTGTAGAATGGTTGGATTTCTACCAATATGGAATGTTGGCTATGGCAAATGCAGGGCCGAATACGGGAGGTTCTCAATTCTTTTTCACCTTATATCCTGCGGATTGGTTGAACGGTTTACACACTATTTTTGGAGAGATTAAATCAGAAGCCGATTTCCAAAAAATTAGAAAATTGGAAGTGGGAGACGTGATTAAAGAGGTGAAATTCACAGGAGATGTCGATTTGATTTTATCTTTGAATAAATATCAAGTGGAAGCATGGAATGAAAGAATTGACGAATTGTATCCGAATTTGAAGAAATATCCGATTGCAGATCCTACACCGGAACAAATCAAAGAATATCAGGCAGAATTGGATAGAATTTTTACCAGAGATGACAAGAAAAATTCTTCTCAATTTGAGTATCCGATTCCTAAATTGATTCGTGCCGTTGGAAATATGTTTCAAAATAAAAAAGAGGTAACGGAATAA
- a CDS encoding alpha-glucoside-specific PTS transporter subunit IIBC produces MLQKLQRFGGAMLMPSVLFAFAGLVVGITSILKNPNLVGSIAEQGSLWYNFWVVVEQGGWTLFNQMPVVFALGIPIGLAKKANGRAALETFVIYMTFHYFINSFLTQFSFFGIDMSMEKIPGITTVAGVKTLDTSIIGSIFIAAISVYLHNKYFDKKLPELLGIFQGTSYVIILGFVLMIPAAFATALIWPKVQLGIAALQGFLKGAGVAGVYSYTLLERLLIPTGLHHFIYGPFMFGPAVVENGITAYWATHIQEFAASVEPLKEIFPQGGFALHGNSKVFGLPAAALAMYMCSKSSKKKIVAGLLIPAALTGFLTGITEPIEFTFLFAAPVLFLVHSVLGACMSSLMYLFGVVGNFGSGLIDFLAINWLPMFSNHAAQMIVQIGIGLIFSGIYFFVFRFLILKFNLKTPGREEEEEETKLYSKKEYRERAQKASQEKMTDEERYLEQAKRILEALGGKENIVEVTNCVTRLRVKVKEESIVEGDTAFKEAGAKGVVRNGNSFQIIIGFSVGQVRAAFDSLL; encoded by the coding sequence ATGTTACAAAAGTTACAAAGATTTGGCGGAGCTATGTTGATGCCCTCTGTATTATTCGCTTTTGCGGGTTTAGTGGTAGGAATAACTTCTATTTTAAAGAATCCCAATTTAGTGGGAAGCATTGCAGAGCAAGGAAGTTTATGGTACAATTTTTGGGTAGTTGTGGAACAGGGAGGATGGACGCTATTCAATCAAATGCCTGTTGTGTTTGCGTTAGGAATTCCGATCGGTTTGGCAAAGAAAGCCAATGGAAGAGCTGCTTTAGAAACCTTTGTTATCTATATGACCTTTCATTATTTTATCAATTCTTTTTTAACACAATTTTCTTTTTTTGGAATTGACATGAGTATGGAAAAAATTCCCGGAATTACGACGGTAGCAGGAGTAAAAACCTTGGATACTTCTATTATCGGTTCTATCTTTATTGCAGCCATTTCCGTGTATTTGCATAATAAATATTTTGATAAAAAATTGCCCGAACTGTTAGGAATTTTTCAAGGAACTTCTTATGTTATCATTTTGGGCTTTGTTTTGATGATTCCAGCGGCATTTGCAACTGCACTGATTTGGCCGAAGGTACAATTAGGAATTGCCGCTTTACAAGGATTTTTGAAGGGAGCAGGAGTCGCAGGAGTATACAGCTATACTTTATTGGAAAGATTATTGATTCCAACGGGATTACATCACTTTATTTATGGACCTTTTATGTTTGGACCTGCTGTTGTAGAAAATGGAATTACTGCTTATTGGGCAACACATATTCAAGAATTTGCAGCATCCGTGGAGCCTTTAAAAGAAATTTTCCCGCAAGGAGGATTTGCTCTGCATGGAAACTCGAAAGTATTTGGTTTACCGGCAGCAGCTTTGGCTATGTATATGTGCTCTAAAAGTTCTAAGAAAAAAATTGTGGCAGGATTGTTGATTCCTGCTGCTTTGACGGGATTTTTAACAGGAATCACGGAACCGATAGAGTTTACTTTCCTATTTGCCGCTCCTGTTTTATTTTTGGTTCATTCGGTATTGGGAGCTTGTATGTCAAGTCTGATGTATTTGTTTGGAGTAGTCGGGAATTTCGGAAGCGGATTGATTGATTTTCTTGCAATTAACTGGTTACCGATGTTTTCCAATCATGCGGCACAAATGATAGTACAAATAGGAATCGGACTTATTTTTTCAGGGATTTACTTTTTTGTGTTTCGATTTTTGATTTTAAAATTTAATTTAAAAACTCCGGGACGAGAAGAAGAGGAAGAAGAAACAAAGTTATACAGTAAAAAAGAGTATAGAGAACGAGCTCAAAAAGCTTCTCAAGAAAAAATGACAGATGAAGAGAGATACTTGGAACAAGCGAAGAGAATTTTAGAAGCTCTTGGAGGAAAAGAAAATATTGTGGAAGTTACAAATTGTGTTACAAGACTTCGTGTCAAGGTAAAAGAGGAGAGTATTGTGGAAGGAGATACCGCTTTCAAAGAGGCGGGAGCCAAAGGTGTAGTACGAAATGGAAACTCCTTTCAAATTATTATCGGTTTTTCAGTAGGACAAGTCAGAGCAGCTTTTGACAGCTTGTTGTAG
- a CDS encoding transposase — protein sequence MHALVSLGGFTKKLTFRKLEYFHVNSIAKQWRFLVLDIVKNGNYSENIKKKALKSVRELYKKDVRLFFNVGSTELNSTAGIIKYLGRYLARAPIAEYKIVNFNDKEVTFFYQDLADNKNKKYRTMPIDEFVQQILIHLPPKNFKSISRFGFYARHLNSKLKKVILNFKKKKQFELSFYVKSSLETFDINPFICPFCKIKLKVKELFLTSLWSGYEIHKIYP from the coding sequence ATCCATGCGCTTGTTTCGCTGGGTGGGTTTACTAAAAAACTAACTTTTAGAAAATTGGAATATTTTCATGTTAATTCTATTGCTAAACAATGGCGTTTTTTAGTACTTGATATTGTAAAAAATGGAAACTACTCTGAAAACATTAAGAAAAAAGCGCTCAAATCAGTTAGAGAACTATACAAAAAAGATGTTCGCCTATTTTTTAATGTAGGATCTACAGAACTTAATTCAACTGCCGGAATCATAAAGTATCTTGGAAGATATCTTGCGCGAGCTCCAATTGCAGAATATAAAATTGTTAATTTTAACGATAAAGAAGTTACTTTTTTCTATCAAGATTTAGCTGATAATAAAAATAAAAAATATCGCACAATGCCTATTGATGAATTTGTTCAACAGATTCTTATTCATCTTCCACCTAAAAACTTTAAATCTATTTCTAGATTTGGGTTTTATGCTAGGCATTTAAATTCTAAACTAAAAAAAGTTATTCTTAATTTTAAAAAGAAAAAGCAATTTGAACTTTCTTTTTATGTGAAATCTTCTTTAGAAACTTTTGATATTAATCCTTTTATTTGTCCTTTTTGTAAGATAAAGCTAAAAGTAAAAGAATTATTTTTAACCTCCCTCTGGTCTGGGTATGAAATTCATAAAATATATCCTTAA
- a CDS encoding UTRA domain-containing protein: MSKYIEVYQDIKKKIENGEFKRGEELVSETELSKQYSYSKDTIRKSLSLLEMNGYIQKIKGKNSKVLGHGRMKNTFLGSIQTSQELNQSQKYSIQNHIISLEKIPASTKLMEIFSIDSPKMFYKVIRSRSIDGEHLEFDVFYFDQSLVPKLTKKIVEKSIYEYLENHLNLKISHSRREIFFRYATEEEKKYMDLKNFDMVAVIESVTYLSNGSVLQYGTTSYRPDKFSFISIAKRNK; this comes from the coding sequence ATGAGTAAATATATAGAAGTATATCAAGATATTAAGAAAAAAATTGAAAATGGGGAATTCAAAAGAGGGGAAGAGCTTGTCAGTGAAACCGAACTCTCAAAACAATATTCTTATTCTAAAGATACGATTCGAAAATCTCTTTCTTTATTGGAAATGAACGGTTATATTCAAAAAATAAAGGGAAAAAATTCTAAAGTATTAGGTCATGGAAGAATGAAAAATACATTTTTAGGAAGCATTCAAACTTCGCAAGAATTGAATCAAAGCCAGAAATACTCTATCCAAAACCATATTATTTCCTTGGAAAAAATTCCGGCAAGCACAAAGCTGATGGAAATTTTTTCCATTGATTCTCCAAAAATGTTTTATAAAGTGATTCGCAGCCGTTCTATTGATGGAGAACATTTGGAATTTGATGTTTTTTATTTCGATCAAAGCCTGGTTCCCAAGTTGACAAAAAAGATTGTGGAAAAATCCATCTATGAATATTTGGAAAATCATCTAAACTTAAAAATTAGCCATTCACGTCGTGAAATCTTTTTTCGATATGCTACAGAAGAAGAGAAAAAGTACATGGATCTAAAAAATTTTGACATGGTAGCTGTCATTGAAAGTGTCACTTATCTCTCTAACGGAAGTGTTCTGCAATACGGAACAACCAGCTATCGTCCCGATAAATTCAGTTTTATCAGTATTGCAAAAAGAAATAAATAA
- a CDS encoding transposase zinc-binding domain-containing protein — protein MIKEILLLTNLTHIFNFIKSFVAHEHLEFIKFSLDKFLLCRDISKGFVKYSCKKCGHFHTFPISCKSKLCPTCGFKYSSVWASNMQRDILNIPHRHVLFTIPEELRMFFCYDRTLLRKLAEAVNEIFKYQFHNINKKTQRKKKIPKSSPNYFTDTDIVHYGLVTIIHTFGRDLK, from the coding sequence ATGATTAAAGAAATATTACTCTTAACTAATCTAACACATATCTTCAATTTTATCAAGTCTTTTGTTGCGCATGAACATCTTGAATTTATCAAATTTTCTCTTGATAAATTTTTACTTTGTAGAGATATTAGCAAAGGTTTTGTTAAATATTCTTGTAAAAAATGCGGTCACTTTCATACTTTTCCTATCTCTTGCAAATCTAAACTCTGTCCTACTTGTGGTTTCAAATATTCTTCTGTTTGGGCTTCTAATATGCAAAGAGATATTCTTAATATCCCTCATAGGCATGTTCTTTTTACCATTCCTGAAGAATTAAGAATGTTTTTTTGTTATGATCGAACTTTACTTAGAAAACTCGCTGAAGCCGTTAATGAAATTTTTAAATATCAGTTTCACAATATTAATAAAAAAACTCAAAGAAAAAAGAAAATTCCTAAATCTTCTCCTAATTACTTTACTGATACTGATATTGTTCATTATGGGCTTGTCACAATTATTCATACCTTTGGTCGTGACCTCAAATGA
- a CDS encoding ABC transporter permease yields the protein MNKRRTSFFFFCITMLFFYLPLLVLVVYSFNDGKSMVWKGFSLRWYRELFTYSENIWQAFRYSIGVAVVSGLLSTVIGTLGAIALKWYSFKSKKYLQLLTVLPLVVPDIIIGVSLLIMFASIHWKLGLLTIFIAHTTFNIPYVLFIVMARLEEFDYSVVEAAYDLGATERQAFQKVILPMLFPAIISGFLMAVTLSFDDFVITFFVAGPGSSTLPLRIYSMIRLGVSPVINALSVILIALSIVLTISTKKLQKNVIS from the coding sequence ATGAATAAACGAAGAACTTCTTTCTTTTTCTTTTGTATTACCATGTTATTTTTCTATTTACCTCTTCTGGTTTTGGTTGTCTATTCTTTTAATGACGGGAAGTCTATGGTTTGGAAGGGATTTTCTTTGCGTTGGTATCGGGAGCTCTTTACCTATTCGGAAAATATTTGGCAGGCGTTTCGTTACAGTATCGGAGTTGCCGTTGTTTCCGGTTTGCTTTCGACGGTCATTGGAACCTTAGGAGCCATTGCATTGAAATGGTATAGCTTTAAGAGTAAAAAATACTTACAGCTATTGACCGTGCTTCCCTTGGTAGTACCCGATATTATCATCGGGGTGTCCTTGTTGATTATGTTTGCCAGTATTCATTGGAAATTGGGGTTATTGACAATTTTTATCGCTCATACGACCTTTAATATTCCTTATGTCTTATTCATAGTGATGGCAAGATTGGAGGAATTTGATTATTCGGTTGTGGAAGCCGCTTACGATTTGGGAGCAACAGAAAGACAGGCTTTCCAAAAAGTTATTTTACCTATGTTGTTTCCGGCAATCATTTCGGGATTTTTAATGGCGGTGACCTTATCCTTTGACGATTTTGTCATTACTTTTTTTGTGGCGGGACCGGGTTCTTCCACCCTGCCGCTTCGGATTTACTCTATGATACGTTTGGGAGTGTCTCCGGTCATTAATGCCCTTTCCGTCATATTGATAGCTTTATCGATTGTGCTAACAATTTCAACGAAAAAGTTACAAAAAAATGTTATCAGTTAA
- a CDS encoding META domain-containing protein, whose product MGKKWMIIMVLLFSLCSIHSIAAEPVKEVEKTVVLSYQELLGREYKMISPFGGNKITLGFDIRNRIYGYTGLNRFWGQAQLENGKLKVGEVFTTEHKGVQEQRILQVKYLTLLKDSDSIYFEGENLVLSTPFQEKLIFQRIK is encoded by the coding sequence ATGGGAAAAAAATGGATGATAATTATGGTGTTGCTATTTTCTTTATGTAGTATTCATAGTATAGCAGCAGAACCCGTAAAGGAAGTCGAAAAAACGGTAGTACTTTCTTATCAGGAATTGCTTGGAAGAGAATATAAAATGATTAGTCCTTTTGGTGGAAATAAGATTACTTTGGGTTTTGATATTCGGAATCGTATCTATGGATATACAGGCTTAAATCGTTTTTGGGGACAGGCTCAGCTTGAAAATGGAAAATTAAAAGTAGGAGAGGTTTTCACGACAGAACATAAGGGGGTACAGGAGCAAAGAATCCTCCAAGTGAAGTATCTGACTCTTTTAAAAGATTCGGACAGTATTTATTTTGAGGGAGAAAACTTGGTGTTAAGCACTCCGTTTCAAGAAAAATTAATCTTTCAGCGAATCAAATAA
- a CDS encoding IS91 family transposase, with product MLKDLFLTSNLPHILQNIQPFFSPAHFLHLIKSFNAFLLCADYQKAFVSFACPQCGLTHKFPITCKTRLCPTCGYKYSKVWAQKITNELLNVPHRHLLFTIPKECRPFFCLDRSLLHKLTLGIKQIFDYQFQNTHKKRKRKKKIGKYSKNYFTESDIVHYGLITVIHTFGRDLKWNPHVHALISLGGFNKRFVWKKLDYFHVDVIANQWKFIVLQLIQSGNYQDPIWKEKAKQVANKLYKENARLFFSVGRQEVNSAEGLLKYLGRYLARAPIADYKIVNVTEKEVTFFFHDLANHKKKTYITMSREKFIQQVLIHLPPKHFKMISRFGFYARRKSDTLKIHMAFLQKKKKKNPFSFYVNSMLENFQIHPFLCPNCHIPMRKKELYITVRWYGRKIHISYLSKT from the coding sequence ATGTTAAAAGACCTATTCCTTACCTCTAATTTACCACATATTTTACAAAATATCCAACCTTTTTTTTCTCCTGCGCATTTTCTCCACCTCATAAAATCTTTCAATGCTTTTTTACTTTGTGCTGATTATCAAAAAGCTTTCGTCTCTTTTGCTTGTCCTCAATGTGGGCTTACTCATAAATTCCCAATTACTTGTAAAACTAGACTTTGTCCTACCTGTGGATATAAATATTCTAAAGTCTGGGCACAAAAAATAACAAATGAACTTCTAAATGTTCCTCATAGACATCTACTCTTCACAATTCCTAAGGAATGTAGACCTTTTTTTTGCTTAGATCGTTCTTTACTACACAAACTTACTTTAGGAATCAAACAAATCTTTGATTATCAGTTTCAGAATACTCATAAAAAACGAAAAAGAAAAAAGAAAATTGGGAAATATTCCAAAAACTATTTTACAGAATCTGATATTGTACACTATGGACTCATAACTGTAATTCATACCTTTGGCAGAGACTTAAAATGGAATCCTCATGTGCATGCACTCATTTCTTTGGGAGGATTTAATAAACGTTTTGTATGGAAAAAATTAGACTATTTTCATGTAGATGTCATTGCGAATCAATGGAAATTTATCGTCTTACAACTCATTCAATCCGGAAATTATCAAGATCCCATCTGGAAAGAAAAAGCAAAACAAGTAGCCAATAAACTCTACAAAGAAAATGCACGACTTTTTTTCTCGGTGGGAAGACAAGAAGTCAATTCTGCGGAAGGACTCTTGAAATATCTAGGTAGATATCTTGCGCGTGCTCCGATCGCTGATTACAAAATCGTGAATGTTACAGAAAAAGAAGTAACTTTCTTTTTTCATGATTTGGCAAATCACAAAAAAAAAACATATATCACCATGTCTCGAGAAAAATTTATTCAACAAGTATTGATTCATCTTCCCCCAAAACATTTTAAAATGATTTCTCGTTTTGGTTTTTATGCGCGTAGAAAATCAGATACTTTAAAAATACATATGGCATTCTTACAAAAAAAGAAAAAGAAGAATCCTTTTTCCTTTTATGTCAACTCCATGCTAGAAAATTTTCAAATACATCCTTTCCTATGCCCAAATTGCCATATCCCCATGAGGAAAAAAGAACTTTACATCACGGTACGCTGGTATGGAAGAAAAATTCACATCTCATATCTTTCCAAAACCTAA
- a CDS encoding class I SAM-dependent methyltransferase, whose amino-acid sequence MCSEKFPALYTDIFAKNLCDGLDYDFSELERKNNSFLYEFGALEAAMRQLDIMWEIKEYLKIYPKATAVNLGCGLDETGKSCDNGICKIVNVDFPDVIEVRNQLISTHERERNIACDLKDYSWMNEIDGSNGVIFFAAGVFHYFKRNEVRDLVLELSKRYVGGCLIFDSVGKLGLKLMMSKTLKNMGISAVEGLFYTNNPIQDLNWSDKIKISSKGYMLGYYDMKSPNIRFSHRLLARIGDNIMKMAINKIEFV is encoded by the coding sequence ATGTGTTCTGAAAAATTTCCTGCACTTTATACAGATATTTTTGCAAAGAATCTATGCGATGGATTGGATTATGATTTTTCGGAATTAGAGAGAAAAAACAATTCGTTTTTATATGAATTTGGAGCACTTGAAGCAGCAATGCGTCAGTTAGATATTATGTGGGAGATTAAAGAATATCTAAAGATTTATCCCAAAGCAACTGCTGTAAATCTAGGCTGTGGCCTGGACGAAACAGGAAAATCCTGTGATAATGGAATCTGTAAGATAGTCAACGTAGATTTTCCGGATGTTATAGAGGTTCGTAATCAGCTTATTTCAACTCATGAAAGAGAAAGAAATATTGCCTGCGATTTAAAAGATTATTCATGGATGAACGAAATAGACGGTTCAAACGGAGTTATTTTCTTTGCAGCAGGAGTATTCCATTACTTTAAGAGAAATGAAGTGAGGGATTTAGTTTTAGAGCTTTCTAAAAGATATGTAGGAGGCTGTTTGATTTTTGATAGTGTAGGCAAGCTTGGTTTAAAGCTGATGATGTCAAAGACACTGAAGAATATGGGTATCAGTGCTGTAGAAGGATTATTCTATACAAATAATCCGATACAAGACCTTAACTGGTCGGATAAAATAAAAATTTCCTCAAAGGGCTATATGTTAGGCTACTATGATATGAAAAGCCCTAATATTCGCTTCTCTCATCGTTTACTTGCAAGGATAGGCGATAATATAATGAAGATGGCTATAAATAAAATTGAGTTTGTCTAA
- a CDS encoding endonuclease/exonuclease/phosphatase family protein, with product MKLLTINVHSWLEENQEEKMEILAKVIAEKRYDVVALQEVNQQIKSKPVLEDMKEDNFLYQLLKKIRKYTEERYEYFWSHSHIGFDIYEEGISLLSRHPILEKDAFYCTDSQTIHSISSRKIVKITLEIEGEKIEFYSCHMNLPDCREEKMEKNIQTILKHSDKDCLKILMGDFNTDAVHDKSSYQKIINQGLFDSYVLAKEKDDGITVHKNISGWEDSREEKRLDYIFLNKGRKVLSSFVIFNGKNYPCISDHSGVEVILSLKQ from the coding sequence ATGAAGCTGTTAACAATAAACGTTCATAGTTGGTTGGAAGAAAATCAAGAGGAAAAAATGGAAATATTGGCAAAAGTTATTGCAGAAAAAAGATACGATGTGGTCGCATTGCAGGAGGTAAATCAGCAAATAAAGTCAAAACCTGTATTGGAAGACATGAAAGAAGATAATTTTCTTTATCAGCTATTAAAAAAAATACGAAAGTATACGGAAGAGAGATATGAATATTTCTGGAGTCATTCTCATATCGGTTTTGATATTTATGAAGAGGGAATTTCTTTATTAAGCAGACATCCCATTTTAGAGAAAGATGCGTTTTATTGTACCGATTCTCAAACAATTCATTCCATTTCGTCTCGTAAAATTGTGAAGATAACATTAGAAATAGAGGGAGAAAAAATAGAATTTTACAGTTGTCATATGAATTTACCGGATTGTCGGGAAGAAAAGATGGAAAAAAATATTCAGACTATTTTAAAACATTCCGATAAAGACTGTTTGAAGATATTGATGGGAGATTTTAATACGGATGCCGTTCATGATAAAAGTTCCTATCAAAAAATAATAAATCAAGGGCTTTTTGACAGTTATGTCTTGGCAAAGGAAAAAGACGATGGAATTACGGTTCATAAAAATATCAGCGGTTGGGAAGATTCTCGAGAAGAAAAAAGATTGGACTATATTTTCTTAAATAAAGGAAGAAAAGTACTGAGCAGTTTTGTTATTTTTAACGGGAAAAATTATCCCTGTATTTCAGATCATAGTGGAGTAGAAGTCATTTTAAGTTTAAAACAATAA